A stretch of DNA from Cryptomeria japonica chromosome 4, Sugi_1.0, whole genome shotgun sequence:
ATACCGCTTCGGCCAGGATTTCCAGCAGATGGTCCGTCAAAGTTTATTTTGCTGCAACCCTCCTCCAGAGGCTCCCACTTAACATTCAGCCTTGGGGTGCTAACTGCTTGATGGTTCCCATTTCCGAAGAGGGTCGGGATTATCAGGTCTGGAAGGGAAGTCGTTAGTTGTACATCCCATTTTGTCAaaatattttgtttcaaatttttctgCTTAGAAGCTTCGTTCATGAGTTCAATCAGGCTTTTCTCAATTTTCCTGCATAATGCAAATTGAGGCATTTCTTTGTCTTGGAAGATTCTGCGATTGCGttctttccatatttcccatattatTAATGAGGGAAGGATGTTATATATATTTCCAAATAGCACCTTTTTTCTGGCTTTGGGCCATATTTGGAACCACTCATCAATTCCTCTTGGAAAAGGGCATTGTAATTTTAGTTTTTGCATAAAATAACACTAGCTTCTGTTAGAAAAATTGCAATGTAGGAGGAGGTGATCCGTGGTTTCCTCATATTGTCAGCATAAAACACATCTGCTTGGACCCTGGATCCTAATTCTCCTTAATCCATCCCCTGTTAGGATCTTTTTTTGATAAGTCATCCAGGCAAAGGACCCAGCTTTAGGGAGTAGGTGTTTATTCCAAAAAAGGTTTAATGGCCACTCTTTCCTGTCGATTGCAGCTTCTATTAACTTGTAGCCAAAACATACTTTATATTTGTCGTCCGTAGACCCACACCATCGAATAATGTCCTCATCTGAAGAAGGACATATTAATCGATTCCTGATGACTTTGTTGTATATGTCTTTGTGGACTTGATCAAGGTTTAAGGGATCCACAGACTTCCAATTCCATTTGTCGCAACCATTCTCATTTGTAACAAAAGCATAATCACAGACCTTTTGTCCCTAGAGGCTGCAAGTTTCTCTCATTACCGTCTGTAGAGCAGGATTTTGACTTAGAACTTCCTTACCCCTCCAGGAATCATGCCAGAAGGAGGCACTTTTTCAATTCCTGATTTCCCAAGAGGCATGATCGCTGATGATTTCTCTGCAATCTAATATGAAATTCCAAATTACTGATCCTCTTGGAGGATTGGCAATGGTAAGTATCGTTTTGGGCTCCATTGAATCCAGGTATTTCGTTTTGAGGATCCTAGCCCATTTTTGGCTACCAACACTACATATTTCCCAGACCAATTTGGCTCCCATAGCAAGGTTCATTAATGATATTTGTCTGATACCAGCACCCCCTGCAGATTTCGGTTGTGAGACCTTATTCCAAGCAATCAATGGGAATTTGCTTTTGTCTTCCGAGCCATTCCACAAGAAGTTCCTCATGATCTTAATCAGATCCTCTTCAATATTCGAGGGTAACCTAAGACATGCCATTGAAAAGACTAGAAGGGCAGATAGAACAAATTTTACCATCATAAGCCTTCTAGCAGATGATAGCCATTTACCTTTCCATGTTTCAAGTTTGGCCTTGTATTTCTTAATTAAATGTTTCCAATAACTAATTTTGTTACTTCCTATAAACATGGGTGTTCCTAGAAATTTCCCAGGGAAATTTGCCACTCTTAAATTTAGAATTCTTGAGATTATGCCTTGAAGTATAGGGTTAGTGTTGACAAAAAAGACTCCTGATTTGTTCCAGTTGATTTTCTGACAGGTGAGGCTTTACAATAATCATCCAGGCATCTTTTAATTGTCCTGGCCTCTCTTCGATTTGCTTCCCCAAAGAGGACTGTATCGTCAGAAAATTGTAAATGTGTTGAGTTTTCAATCCCATTTGCCACTTTAATCCCTTTCCATCGATCCTCCATTTGAAGGGCAAAGATTGATCTGCCAAGGGCTTTAGCCATGATAATAAACAGGAAAGGGGACGTAGGGTCCCCCTGTTAGATACCCCTTAATGTTGGGAAGAAACCATGTGAagagccattaattagaaccgagAATTTACAGGAGGCTAAGCAACTTTCAATCTAGGCAATCCATTCTTTACAAAAgccaaattttcttaaaacatctGTTAAGAATTTTCTATCCACCATGTCATATGCCTTTAAAATATCTAGTTTGAGTATCATGCAGGAGTTCTTAGTTTTCCTTGCTGTGTGTAAGGTTTCATGGGCAATAATTATTCCTTCAACAACCGATCTCCCCGACGCAAAACCACTTTGCTCATCAGAGATAACATGATTGAGGAATAGTTTCGGTCTATTGGCAATTACTTTTGTCACAATTTTGTAGACTGTGTTATAGAGCGAGATAGGCCTGAAATCGCTCATTATTTCAGGGTTCTTCTTTTTTGGGATCAGAGCAAGAAAAGTATGGTTAATTTCTCCAAGCATGGTCATCTTTCTCCGAGATTCCTCTACTGCTCTGAACAGATCCTGCTCAATGATATCCCCAAATTTTTGAGAAAAAGCCGCAGAGAAGCCATCTGGGCCTAGGGTCTTATCTGGATTTAGCTGAAAGGTTGCTTTTTTGACTTCCTCCACAATGATTTCTCTAAACAGCGCTTTGTTTTGATTCTCATTAATCAAAGGAGGAATTGAGTTTAGAATTCTATCTCTAACTTCTTGATCAGTTTGAGCAACCCCATTCATGAGGTTTTCaaaatactctaatgcttcctggGCTATCTCTTTCGAATTATTGGCAGTGCTTCCATCTGTTCTTGTTATTTCTAAAATTCTGTTTCTGTTTCGGTTGGCAATGACAGATTTGTGAAAGAAGCTTGTATTTCTATCTCCTTCTTTGAGCCAtagttctctagatttttgtctccaatgaatTTGCTCTCTTCAAAGAATCTCATTTAGGTCAGATTTTAGACCCTTTTCCTTTGAAAATAGGGACTCATCCATTCCAAGGTTAGTGACAAAATTAGCCACTTCTTCTAACTCTGTTGTGATTTTGATTTTCTCCTTATGGATATCTTTGAATTGGGTAAGATTCCATTCCTTGAATTTTGTTTTAATATATCTGAGTTTCTGATTTAACTTAAATAGTCTGGAGTGATTTCCAAGCTCTAATTCATTCCACCATTTCAAAATATGGTCCTGTAGGGTAGGATCACGaaaccacatcttttcaaatctaaTCGGGGCTCCTCCCAATAATTGACCTTTGTCAATCGTCAAGCATATAGGGTAGTGATATGAGCCTATCAGGGAAAGAATTGATGATTCTATCAGATGATTATGCCCCAACCAATTTCTAGCCATCAAGAACCGATCCAATCTCTCTGCAATACTTGTGAAACCtgttctcctgttagtccaagtaaaGGTTCCATTCTTAGGTATAATATCCATCAGGTGGTTGTTGTCAACAAAATACTGAAAGTCTTTCTGAGAGGTGCCCAATCTCTGTATGCCACCCTTCTTCTCTGACTCAACtagaatagcattaaaatctctGGCCAATTTGCAATTTTCAACATTAGTAGATTGAAGTTTGTCAAATAGCAGATTCCACAAATCTCTATTTTCACCAATGACTgttgggccataaacattaaatagATTAAAACTTTCATTAGTACTTAAATGGGTTGCTAAGAAATGTTGCCAAAATTTGCCTTCTCCTAATAGTGATATTTTCATAGTCAATGGGTTCTAGAGTATTCCCAATCCGCCTGAAGCTCCATCAGACTGCCTAATTAGCCCATTCAATTGTTTCCAAGATCTCaatcttttgtcaatttcatcttgGTGCCATTTAATTTCTTGCAACAACCatacatctccttttgtttcatcgATTTTACGCTTGATTAAGTgccatttgttaggggcattaatgcctCTGACATTCCAGGATAAGAGTCTCATAGCTCTTGGGGAAGGGAGTCTCCCTTCCCAACATTAAGTTTTGTTTGTCCATTTGCTGAACCTGCAATTTTCAGCAaagtcttccttgatttccttccccttttgcctttGGTTTTAATATTTGGTTCTTTCATGCTGGAGGTAGTCTTCTCAAGGCCTTTCACAGTCGAATCCATGATTATTGATGCCTCTGGGCTAAAATCCTCTTCCCATTCTGAGGCAGAGGAGTCAATTTCTCCCTCTCCCAAGACAGTTATCTCCTCATCTTTGTTCTGAGGATCTACAATGGAGTTTTCTTGTGAGGATTTGATCTTGTCCTTAATTGCCAATTGACCTTCCATTCTATTTGATCTTGTCAAAGCAGCAATTTGGGATTCAATATCAATCTGTAATACTTTTGTTTGTTCCAATAAGTTTTTCAATGCTCGAGGGCTCCCTTGCATAAACTCCTAGTTTTGGAGGGTAGCAGAGGGAGGAGCCGAATTAACAGGGATAGCCTCGATAAGTGGGATGTTGGGCTCATCTTGCTTGGTATCTCGAGACTCAACCTTCTCAGGAGCTGGAACAATTACCTCTGGTGATTCTGTTTGTAATTCATCCATATTAGGGTGCTGCATATAGGCTTCATTTTTTAGAATTGTAGTCGATACATCACACTCAAGCCCATCATGGTCAATAGAGAAACATTTGGGGCAAATATGTAGTTGATCTTCCCTATCAATTTTTTGAATCCATATTTTCCCATCACCCATGATTTTTATTTCTTCAGGGATCTTAGATATATGCTCAATgctgatacagattctaatgaaacTTCCCCATAGTTTATCCTCCAGAATATCTTCCACTGATACAAAGGTTTTGAGGCATTTACATATATCTTTTATGAGGTCTATGTGCCAGTAGTCCGAGGGGCAATTGTAGAATCTAACCCATACCTTACTACCAGGAAGAGGTTGGTTCCGTGGGTTGAAATTCGGCCGCCAATCAGAGATATGGACTTCAATTCCATCAAAAAAATAGGGACCCTCTTTCATGTTCTTCAGTTTATCTTCCTTATTCATACATTCAATCATAAAAAAGTCATTTGGGAGACAATTAAAGTTTATGTCCTCTCCCCTTTGAGATCTGCACCATGATTCGAAAGATCCTTTCCCCCATTTTCTTCCTCCCCATTTAGTGAAGAAGCAGGATTCTTGTAAATTTGAGCGAGCAGTTTTAATCTTTAAATCATCCAAATTGATAGTAGGTCTAAAGTTTTTCCTTACCAGATTGAATTGATGTCGAGGTTGACTCCTGGAACCAGGATACCTTCTTTGATCCAATCTAGGGATGGGTTGTAGGTTGGAATGCTTGGCCTAGTCCGCTTTTGATTTCGAATTTTGCCTAAATCGCCCATTCCGCGCCATCTGGTGATTTTCATTATTCTGAAAATACCGTTTTGGATCAGAGTGTTCCAATTCCTCCCTCGAATTATAATTATTGGAGATAGTTTTCCAATTGTGGGCTAACTTCGACGCAGGGTATGTCGCATTGCGAAACCAACCATTGTTGTTCCATTTGAAACCGTTCTCTTTCCATTTTTGCTGATCAATCGACCACTGATTGCCATTCGAGTATGGATTTCCAAAATTTATTCAAGGTTTGAGGTGTCCATTATTCTGTCTATAACTTGATCGTGATTGCCAGGTTTTTTGCGAATTGACCTCTGTTCTGTTATCCGCATGGTTTCCAATGGTTGTTCTTGTCAGGGGAAAGACCTTATCAACATCATCGCTCCATGAGCCGATATACCCCTGCGCCAATCGCCCTTGGATGAGGGATTTAGTCTTCTGCTCCCCGATAACTCGCATCTCCTCTGCTCTGCTCCTGCTCCTGCTCTCGCTCGCCAtttgttttattattttgatgTAGTGTTCAATAATCGTGTGTCattcaattttttataaaaaagttgtaatcatttaaattttgtgcttaaattgttaaCCCTATTAAATTTTTGAATGACATGAATAGTGTTATGGATATGACATAGTGACAAAACAATTTAATTTAAAAGTTATTTCTACCTACACTTTAACAATTTGCAATTATTTTGTTAATTTCAATTCATCCACCATCTACATAtgaattttttcattttattttttactaTATTAAACTATTTTGATTATATTTGTACTGTAAATCTTTTTCATATTTGTATACTTTTATTTCACTATACTCAACAAAATTAATCACAATATTTTATCTCTAAATATATTCACCATTATACTCCACACCTTACCATTATACTTAACCTTAATTCCACTATACTCAACAAAATTAATCACAATATTTTATCTCAAATAAATATATTCTATATGTCCTAATGGCATAACTTGTAGAATATTATTGAGTGAAGTAACAAAATTGAATCGATTGAAGTAGGCTGCCTATCCACATAGTGAATCGTGTAACGaagttattttttaaaattaaattaaaaaaaacaaaaaaaaaaaacaaaggagACGAGCGAGGGAATCAGCGTACCTCAAAATCGTTAGAAATTAATTGTTTAATAAAAACTCATGAATAAACCTGACCACAAAACGACAAAGTAGAAGCATACATTTACGTGAAACCAATCACGAATGACACAGGCGTAGGCTAGTTAAATG
This window harbors:
- the LOC131875241 gene encoding uncharacterized protein LOC131875241, coding for MGDGKIWIQKIDREDQLHICPKCFSIDHDGLECDVSTTILKNEAYMQHPNMDELQTESPEVIVPAPEKVESRDTKQDEPNIPLIEAIPIDIESQIAALTRSNRMEGQLAIKDKIKSSQENSIVDPQNKDEEITVLGEGEIDSSASEWEEDFSPEASIIMDSTVKGLEKTTSSMKEPNIKTKGKRGRKSRKTLLKIAVIGENRDLWNLLFDKLQSTNVENCKLARDFNAILVESEKKGGIQRLGTSQKDFQNRILEITRTDGSTANNSKEIAQEALEYFENLMNGVAQTDQEVRDRILNSIPPLINENQNKALFREIIVEEVKKATFQLNPDKTLGPDGFSAAFSQKFGDIIEQDLFRAVEESRRKMTMLGEINHTFLALIPKKKNPEIMSDFRPISLYNTVYKIVTKVIANRPKLFLNHVISDEQSGFASGRSVVEGIIIAHETLHTARKTKNSCMILKLDILKAYDMVDRKFLTDVLRKFGFCKEWIA